Below is a window of Streptomyces genisteinicus DNA.
CGACCAACTTCGGCGTCATGGGCATCTTCACCGCCGCCTCGATCGTGTTCTTCGCCTTCATCGGCTTCGACGTGGTGGCCACGGCCGCCGAGGAGACCAAGCTGCCGCAGCGCGACATGCCCCGCGGCATCCTCGGCTCGCTGCTCATCTGCACCGTGCTCTACGTGGCGGTCTCCCTCGTCGTCACCGGGATGCAGCACTACAGCGAGTTGTCGGTGACCGCGCCGCTCGCCGACGCCTTCAAGGCGGTCGGCCATCCGTTCTACGCGGGCGTGATCAGTTTCGGGGCCGCGGTCGGCCTCACGACCGTCTGCATGATCCTGCTGCTGGGCCAGACCCGGGTGTTCTTCGCCATGAGCCGCGACGGACTGCTGCCCCGGTTCTTCTCCAAGACCCACCCGCGCTTCCGCACCCCGTACCGCCCGACGATCCTCCTGGGCGTGGTCATCGCGGTCGTCGCCGGCTTCACCAGCATCAACGAGCTGGCGGCCCTGGTGAACATCGGCACGCTGTTCGCCTTCGTCGTCGTCGCCCTCGGCGTGATCATCCTGCGCCGTACGCGGCCCGACCTGCACCGTGCCTTCCGCACCCCGTGGGTGCCGGTGATCCCGATCCTGTCGATCGCCGCCTCGGTGTGGCTGATGCTCAACCTGCCGTCCGAGACCTGGTTCCGGTTCGCGGTGTGGATGCTCCTCGGCTGCGTCGTGTACGTCCTCTACGGGCGCAAGCACAGCCGCCTCGGGCAGGCGGGCCGGGACGCCCGCTACTGAGCGGCTGACACGGCCCCGGAGCCCGGCGGGCCCCCGGCCGGACCGTCCTGCGCACTCAGCGGCGGCGGACCGACCGGGGGCCCGCGCAGCGTGCGCCGTGGGCGGTGACCCGCCGGCGCAGTTCCCGGTCGGCGGTGACCACGACACACGGGCGGCCCTCCCGTCCGGCACGCGCCGCGAGCTCGGCGACGGTGTCGTCGCCGCTGCCGGGCGCCGCCTCGACCAGCACGCCGGGCACCGGCGCCACGGAACGGGCGGCCCCCTCGACGACCAGCACGACGGTCACCGGGCCGGACACGGCCGACTGGCCGTCCGGGGCCGCCAGCGCGTCCCTCAGGCGCTCGGCGGCGGCGCGCCGGTCGCGCCACCAGCCGTCCGGTACCGAGCCCACGACGTTGGCCGCGTCCACGACGAGCAGGGTGTCCATCCGGCCAGCTTCCCAGGAACGGCCCCCGGCGGTGAAAATCGGGGTCGGCGTTCCGGTGGCGTCCGGGGACTGGGACACTGTGGGGTGGTGACCGAACACCCACTCGACCCTTTCAGACGCGATGGACTGCCATGGCTACTGCGCCCGTGACGACTCCCCCCGACAGCGGACCCCAGGGCTCCCCCCAGGTCTCCGGACGCTGGCTCACCCGGGGGAGGGACGGCCGGCTCTCCCTCTTCCTGCCCGGTGAGCAGGAGGTGGTGCGCTGGACGGAGCACGCCTCCGGCTGGCAGGGGCCCGACCGGCTGCCGGCGCCCGGCGTGCTGCCCCGGGTCACCCTCGCCCAGGGCGAGGACGGCTATGTCCACCTCGTCGGCGGGCGGCGCACCGCCGACGGGAACCTGGAGCTGGTGCACGCGGTCCAGTTCCAGACCGGCCGCCCCATGCTGGGCTGGACGTCCCTCGGCCACCCCAACCGGATCGCGAAGTGGACGGGGGACCTCACCGCCGTCGTCGACGGGGCCGGCCGTCTGTGCGTGGCCCTCAAGAACGGCGGCGGGGGTGTGAGCGTCCGCCTCCAGCAGACCAACGGCGGCTGGGGGCGCTGGCAGGACCTCGGCGGCCGGCGCGTCCGCGAGACCATCGCCGCCGCCGTCGACGGGGAGGGGCTGGTCGAGCTGTTCGTCGCGGACGCGACGTCCGTCGGCCGCTGGATCCAGGAGAAGCCCGGCGCCCCCTTCACGGCGGCCGAGAAGCTCACCGTGACGACCACCCCCGCGGTCTTCTCCGCGCTCACCACGCAGGACGGCGAGGTCGTGCTGTTCTTCAGCGACGAGGACTCCACCGTCCGCCGCTGGGCGCCGGGCCGTGAGGAGGACGCCCGGCTGCTCCTGGAGGCCGCCGGTCCCGGCCCGCTGGTCCCGGCCGTGACGGCCATCGACGGCCACCCCTGCACGGTCCTCGCCCAGGAGACCGCGGACGGCGAGGTGGCGTTCGCCGCCTACCCGACCGGCAACGAGGACGCGGGCGCCTGGTGGACGCCCACGGAGCCCGGTGCCGGCCGCGGCCTGTCGCTCGCCCTGTGCCCGCGCGGCGACCAGGGGCTGGTCGCTGTGGTCCTGCCGCCCGGCGGGCAGCCGCTCCTCAACCGGCAGAAGACGGCGGAGGGCGGCTTCGCCCTCGGGCGCTGGAAGCCGCTGGACTGACGCCGCCCGCGGCCGGGCCGGCACGGGCGGCGGCCCGGTGCCCGTGCCCGGCCGCCGGGCCGTGCGCCGCGCCCCGTGAACGACGGCCGGGCCGTACGGGAGACTCCCGTACGGCCCGGCCTCTGTCCGCTCCTGCTACGCGGGCACGCTCGCGACGCCCGGCGCGAGGAACGGCTTGCCGTTCACGCGCTCCGAGACACCCTCGCGGTCCAGGTACGGCGTGATGCCGCCCAGGTGGAAGGGCCAGCCCGCGCCGGTGATCAGGCAGAGGTCGATGTCCTGCGCCTCGGCGACGACACCCTCCTCCAGCATCAGGCCGATCTCCTCGGCGACGGCGTCCAGAACGCGGTCGCGGACCTGCTCCTCGGTCAGGACGGTGTCGCCCTGCTTCAGGAGCGCGGCGACCTCCGGGTCCAGCTCCGGCCGGCCGGAGTCGTAGACGTAGAAGCCCCGCTTGCCGGCCTCGACGACGGCCTTCAGGTTGGGGGAGACGGTGAAGCGCTCCGGGAAGGCGCGGTTCAGGGTCTCGGAGACGTGCAGGCCGATCGCCGGGCCCACGAGCTCCAGCAGCACCAGCGGCGACATCGGCAGGCCGAGCGGCTCGACGGCCTTCTCGGCGGTGGCCACCGGGGTGCCCTCGTCGATGACGTTCTGGATCTCGCCCATGAAGCGGGTGAGGATGCGGTTCACGACGAACGCCGGGGCGTCCTTGGTGAGGACCGCGGTCTTCTTCAGCTTCTTCGCGACGCCGAACGCGGTGGCGAGGGACGCCTCGTCCGTCTGCTCGCCGCGGACGATCTCCAGCAGCGGGAGGATCGCGACCGGGTTGAAGAAGTGGAAGCCGACGACCCGCTCCGGGTGCTTCAGCTTCGACGCCATCTCGGAGACCGACAGCGAGGAGGTGTTGGTGGCGAGGATCGCGTGCGCCGGGGCGACCGCCTCGACCTCCGCGAACACCTTCTGCTTGACGGACATCTCCTCGAACACGGCCTCGATGACGAAGTCCGCGTCCGCGAAGCCCTCGGCCTTGTCGAGCACACCGGAGACCAGGGCCTTCAGACGGTTGGCCTTGTCCTGGTTGATGCGGCCCTTGCCGAGCAGCTTCTCGATCTCGGCGTGGACGTAGCCCACGCCCTTGTCGACGCGCTCCTGGTCGATGTCGGTCAGCACGACCGGCACCTCGAGGCGGCGCAGGAAGAGCAGGGCGAGCTGCGAGGCCATCAGACCGGCGCCGACGACACCGACCTTGGTGACCGGGCGGGCCAGCGACTTGTCCGGGGCGCCGGCGGGGCGCTTGCCGCGCTTCTGCACCAGGTTGAAGGCGTAGATGCCGGAGCGCAGCTCGCCGCCCATGATGAGGTCGGCGAGGGCCTGGTCCTCGGCGTCGAAGCCCTTCTGGAGGTCGCCGTCCTTGGCGGCCTCGATGATGTCGAGGGCGCGGTAGGCGGCGGGGGCGGCGCCGTGCACCTTGGAGTCGGCGACGAGGCGGCCCTTGGCGACCGCCGCGTCCCAGGCCTCGCCGCGGTCCACGTCGGGACGCTCGACGACGGTCTCGCCCTTGAGGACGGAAGCCGTCCAGATCAGCGACTGCTCCAGGAAGTCGGCGCCCTCGAAGATGGCGTCGGCGATGCCGAGGTCGAAGACCTGGCCGCCCTTGAGCTGCTTGTTCTGGTTCAGCGAGTTCTCGATGACGACCGAGACGGCCTTCTCGGCGCCGATCAGGTTCGGCAGGATGGTGCAGCCGCCCCAGCCCGGGACGAGGCCGAGGAAGACCTCGGGCAGCGAGAAGGCGGGGATCGCCTTGGAGACGGTGCGGTAGGCGCAGTGCAGGCCGATCTCGACACCGCCGCCCATCGCGGCGCCGTTGTAGTACGCGAAGGTCGGCACGGCGAGGCCGGACAGACGCTTGAACACGTCGTGGCCGCCCTTGCCGATCGCCAGCGCGTCGGAGTGCTGCTTCAGCAGCTCGACGCCCTTGAGGTCGGCGCCGACCGCGAAGATGAACGGCTTGCCGGTGACGCCGACGCCCACGATGGAGCCCTCGGCGGCCTCCTTCTCGACCTGGTCGAGGGCGGCGTTCAGGTTGGCCAGGGACTGCGGGCCGACGGTGGTCGGCTTGGTGTGGTCGTGGCCGTTGTCCAGCGTGATGAGCGCGAAGCGCCCGGCGCCGGCGGGGAGGTCGAGGTGGCGCACGTGCGCCTGCGTCACGACCTCGTCGGGGAACAGCTCGGCCGCACCCTTCAGAAGCTCAGCGGTGGTGCTCACTTGTCCCCCTCGAAGTGCGGGTTCTCCCAGATGACCGTCGCGCCCATGCCGAAGCCGACGCACATGGTGGTGAGGCCGTAGCGGACCTCGGGCTGGTCCTCGAACTGCCGGGCGAGCTGCGTCATCAGACGCACGCCGGAGGAGGCCAGCGGGTGGCCGAAGGCGATGGCCCCGCCGTACTGGTTGACGCGGGCGTCGTCGTCGGCGATGCCGTAGTGCTCCAGG
It encodes the following:
- a CDS encoding amino acid permease, with translation MSTDTDPSGGRRGAFRTKTVEQSIRDTEEPEHALRKSLSALDLTVFGVGVIIGTGIFVLTGKVAKETAGPATALAFVVAGVVCALAALCYAEFASTVPVAGSAYTFSYASLGELPAWIIGWDLVLEFALGTAVVAVGWSGYVRSLMDNAGWHLPAALEGPDVAGGTFDLLAFLLILVLTAILVVGMKLSARITAVVVAIKVTVVMIVIIAGLFFIKADNYKPFVPEAEGQTSGSGWDAPLVQLMFGYEPTNFGVMGIFTAASIVFFAFIGFDVVATAAEETKLPQRDMPRGILGSLLICTVLYVAVSLVVTGMQHYSELSVTAPLADAFKAVGHPFYAGVISFGAAVGLTTVCMILLLGQTRVFFAMSRDGLLPRFFSKTHPRFRTPYRPTILLGVVIAVVAGFTSINELAALVNIGTLFAFVVVALGVIILRRTRPDLHRAFRTPWVPVIPILSIAASVWLMLNLPSETWFRFAVWMLLGCVVYVLYGRKHSRLGQAGRDARY
- a CDS encoding NTP pyrophosphohydrolase, with product MDTLLVVDAANVVGSVPDGWWRDRRAAAERLRDALAAPDGQSAVSGPVTVVLVVEGAARSVAPVPGVLVEAAPGSGDDTVAELAARAGREGRPCVVVTADRELRRRVTAHGARCAGPRSVRRR
- a CDS encoding 3-hydroxyacyl-CoA dehydrogenase NAD-binding domain-containing protein: MSTTAELLKGAAELFPDEVVTQAHVRHLDLPAGAGRFALITLDNGHDHTKPTTVGPQSLANLNAALDQVEKEAAEGSIVGVGVTGKPFIFAVGADLKGVELLKQHSDALAIGKGGHDVFKRLSGLAVPTFAYYNGAAMGGGVEIGLHCAYRTVSKAIPAFSLPEVFLGLVPGWGGCTILPNLIGAEKAVSVVIENSLNQNKQLKGGQVFDLGIADAIFEGADFLEQSLIWTASVLKGETVVERPDVDRGEAWDAAVAKGRLVADSKVHGAAPAAYRALDIIEAAKDGDLQKGFDAEDQALADLIMGGELRSGIYAFNLVQKRGKRPAGAPDKSLARPVTKVGVVGAGLMASQLALLFLRRLEVPVVLTDIDQERVDKGVGYVHAEIEKLLGKGRINQDKANRLKALVSGVLDKAEGFADADFVIEAVFEEMSVKQKVFAEVEAVAPAHAILATNTSSLSVSEMASKLKHPERVVGFHFFNPVAILPLLEIVRGEQTDEASLATAFGVAKKLKKTAVLTKDAPAFVVNRILTRFMGEIQNVIDEGTPVATAEKAVEPLGLPMSPLVLLELVGPAIGLHVSETLNRAFPERFTVSPNLKAVVEAGKRGFYVYDSGRPELDPEVAALLKQGDTVLTEEQVRDRVLDAVAEEIGLMLEEGVVAEAQDIDLCLITGAGWPFHLGGITPYLDREGVSERVNGKPFLAPGVASVPA